TGGACCTGCTTTCAAGCTCGCGGCCGCGCAAGGAGATACGCGAAGACGCACGCTCGCTGGCGCTGCGTCTGTTGGTCCACGCCGATGATGTACACACGGAATCGGGCGCGCATGCGAGACGGTTGGAGAGCTGGCCAAGCTGGGCGCGGCGCCACGAGCTGGCACTTGAATCGTTGCCGTCGGCAGACGAGGCCCGCAGGGAGCTCGAACGAATCGTAGACACCTCGAATGCCGAATGTTCGTCGCAAGGTTTCCTGCCGTGGCGAAAGAAAGACCACGCATCGTTCCCCCGTCCGCGGCGCAAAGTGAGGGCTCGTCCGAGAGCCTAGGGGCCTCAGTTCCCGCTCGGGATGCTCGGAGGCAACGAACGGTCTCAAAAAAATTACAATGTAGTTGCTGCGACGGGTTCGTCGCGCTTTTCCCTCGGACCCTGGTCTCCATCGTTCAACGCGAGGAACGCTCGTGAAAGTGCGGCATTACTTCATCAGAGAATAGCCTGAGCGAACGCATCGCCTGCTGCTGTGAAAGGCCGCCCCAGGCGATCGCCGGGGCAAAGTAATTGATCCCGCTCTGCTCGACGAGTTGTTCGATCTCGGCCCGGACCGTCGCCGGGGACCCGACGATCGCTGCGCCGCCCTTGCGGGCGACTTCCACATCGTTGGTGAAGTGAATGGTGGAGGTGAAGAAATCGCGCCAAAGTTTCTGGATATTGTCGTAGAAAATCCGCCACGCGGGACGGGCCTCTTCGAGCGCTTGCGCGTCGGTCTCGGCAACGTAGATGTGCCGCCCGGCTCCGAACCATGGATTTCGCACGTGGGCATTCAGCCGCTCGGTGTCATCCAGTTGCATTTCCCAGGTCTCTCTGAATCGCTCGACCGCGATTTTGACGGCCTTGGCGGGACCCAGAGCGACCATGTTCATCCCGCGGCGCGCGGCGAAGACCGCGCGATCCGGAGATGAGGTCCCGTACCAGAACGGCGGATTGGGAAGCTGCTTTGGATGAAGCTCCATCGGGTATCCGCGCACGTCGTAGTGGGGACCCTTGTGACTCACCCGCGCTCCGCGCAGCGCCGCTATCAGCACTTGCAGCGCCTCTTCGAAAATCTCGTGGCTCTCCATAAACGGCACGTGAAAATACGCCAGTTCGAAGGGCGAGATGCCGCGGCCGACACCAATTTCGAGGCGGCCGTTGCTCAAGTGGTCGAGCATGCAGATTTCCTCTGCAAGGCGCAGCGGATGGTAGAGCGGAAGCAGGTAGACCAGCGGCCCGAAGTGGAGTCGCTGGGTGCGTTGTGCAACCGCGGCCAGGAAGATGCCGGGCGAGGGCGCCATGCTGAGCGGGGTCGCGTGATGCTCGGCCAGATGGTAGGCGTAAAACCCCGCCGCATCAGCGAGCTCGAGCATCTTGAGCCGTCCCGCATAGGTCTCGCTGAGCGGTTCGTCCTTACGGCACTCAATATGATCGAAGATTCCGAACGTGATTTCGTGCATGGCCGGGCCCTCCGGCAAGTTCTTCGTTGGTGCGCCGTTCGTGGAATCGGAGCGAGTGCCTTCTCGCGTTCAGCCGAGCTTTTCCTCCACGATCGGCACGCGAACCTGGTTATCTCATCTTTCGAAAGCAGGCTCGCACTTCTTTCAGGTACAGCTCCGGCTGTTCGAAGGCCGCGAAGTGGCCGCCCTTGTCCAGTTCGTTGAAGTACACGAGCTTCGCGAATCGTTTTTCGGCCCAGCGCTTGGAGCTGCGGAAAATCTCCTTGGGGAAGATCGAGCATCCAACCGGCAGATTCACCGCGTCGGTGGGCACCTTGCGAAAGCTCTCCCAGTAAAGCCGCGCCGAGGATGCCGCCGCATCGGGCAGCCAGTACAGCATGACGTTGTCGAGCAGCTCATCACGCGTGAGCACGTTCTCGGGATTACCATTGCAATCGGTCCACGACCAGAATTTTTCGAGAATCCACATCGCCTGGCCGACCGGTGAGTCCGCGAG
This genomic stretch from Candidatus Binataceae bacterium harbors:
- a CDS encoding LLM class flavin-dependent oxidoreductase is translated as MHEITFGIFDHIECRKDEPLSETYAGRLKMLELADAAGFYAYHLAEHHATPLSMAPSPGIFLAAVAQRTQRLHFGPLVYLLPLYHPLRLAEEICMLDHLSNGRLEIGVGRGISPFELAYFHVPFMESHEIFEEALQVLIAALRGARVSHKGPHYDVRGYPMELHPKQLPNPPFWYGTSSPDRAVFAARRGMNMVALGPAKAVKIAVERFRETWEMQLDDTERLNAHVRNPWFGAGRHIYVAETDAQALEEARPAWRIFYDNIQKLWRDFFTSTIHFTNDVEVARKGGAAIVGSPATVRAEIEQLVEQSGINYFAPAIAWGGLSQQQAMRSLRLFSDEVMPHFHERSSR